A window of the Gossypium hirsutum isolate 1008001.06 chromosome A05, Gossypium_hirsutum_v2.1, whole genome shotgun sequence genome harbors these coding sequences:
- the LOC107958164 gene encoding cytochrome P450 81Q32: protein MILSHTQINSHHQLPNCHSPINDSIRMDYRVKSNLAMEASLFCYIVFFLFLYFLTRRLLQNKGLPPSPALSLPVIGHLHLIKRPLHRTLAKLSKQHGPILFVHFGSRPVLVVSSPSAAEECFTKNDIVFANRPRLLAGKHLGYNYTTLPWAPYGDHWRNLRRVAVLELLSSNRVQKYRGIRKDEIRSLILRLYRRSSKGGEFQVVEMKSMFFELTLNVMMRMITGKRYYGEGEEELEEERKFKEIVTETFELSGATSIGDFLPVLKWIGFSQIDKKLIALQRKRDGFMQSLIEERRKLTNDSYSEQSSKTMVAVLLSLQETDPEYYTDDIIRGMMQVLLSAGTDTSAGTVEWALSLLLNNPKTLSKAREEIDMEIGQNRFMEESDLGRLPYLHGIIKETFRMCPVSPVLVPHESSEECTVGGFSIPRGTMLLVNIWAIQNDPGIWEKASEFKPDRFVGPEAVNNGFTLLPFGTGRRRCPGESMAMGLIPLTLGSLIQCFEWERIGEEMVDMSEGSGLTMPKAQPLVVKCRPRPAMINLLSQI from the exons ATGATATTATCCCATACTCAGATTAATTCCCATCACCAGTTGCCGAACTGCCATTCTCCTATAAATGATTCTATCAGGATGGATTACCGCGTAAAATCTAATCTAGCCATGGAAGCCTCACTGTTCTGCTACATTGTCTTCTTTCTCTTCCTCTATTTTCTTACCAGAAGGTTGCTCCAAAACAAAGGTCTCCCACCAAGCCCTGCTCTTTCCCTTCCCGTCATAGGCCATCTCCATCTCATAAAAAGGCCCCTCCATCGCACCCTTGCTAAGCTTTCGAAGCAGCACGGTCCAATTCTCTTCGTTCATTTCGGGTCTCGCCCTGTCCTCGTCGTGTCTTCTCCGTCTGCTGCAGAAGAATGTTTCACCAAAAACGACATCGTATTTGCAAACCGCCCTCGCCTGCTCGCTGGCAAACACCTTGGTTACAATTATACTACTCTTCCCTGGGCCCCGTACGGTGACCACTGGAGAAACTTGAGGCGTGTGGCCGTTCTTGAACTCTTGTCATCCAATCGTGTTCAAAAGTATCGCGGGATACGAAAGGATGAAATCCGATCTTTGATTCTCAGGCTTTATAGGAGGAGTTCAAAGGGTGGTGAGTTTCAGGTTGTGGAGATGAAATCGATGTTTTTTGAGTTAACTCTTAATGTTATGATGAGGATGATTACTGGGAAGAGATATTATGGAGAAGGAGAGGAAGAACttgaggaagaaagaaagttCAAAGAAATTGTGACAGAGACCTTTGAATTGAGTGGAGCCACAAGTATTGGAGATTTTCTACCGGTTTTGAAATGGATTGGATTCAGTCAAATTGACAAAAAGCTGATAGCATTACAGAGGAAGAGAGACGGATTCATGCAGAGCTTGATTGAAGAACGTAGAAAATTAACAAATGATTCATATTCTGAACAGAGCAGCAAAACAATGGTTGCTGTTCTATTATCTTTGCAAGAAACTGATCCTGAATATTATACAGATGATATCATCAGAGGCATGATGCAA GTATTATTATCAGCTGGAACAGATACTTCAGCTGGGACCGTGGAGTGGGCTCTGTCACTTTTGCTAAACAATCCAAAAACCCTTTCTAAAGCTCGGGAAGAAATAGACATGGAAATTGGACAAAACAGGTTTATGGAGGAATCAGATCTTGGTAGACTCCCATACCTCCACGGCATCATAAAGGAGACGTTTAGGATGTGCCCCGTAAGCCCAGTTTTGGTACCGCACGAGTCATCCGAGGAATGCACCGTGGGGGGGTTCTCTATCCCGCGAGGCACAATGCTGTTGGTAAACATTTGGGCCATTCAGAATGATCCAGGAATATGGGAAAAGGCTAGTGAATTTAAGCCCGACAGGTTTGTAGGACCAGAGGCTGTAAATAATGGGTTCACGTTGTTGCCATTTGGGACAGGCAGGAGGAGGTGTCCGGGAGAGAGCATGGCAATGGGGTTGATTCCTTTGACGTTGGGATCTCTGATTCAGTGCTTTGAGTGGGAGAGAATTGGTGAGGAGATGGTGGATATGAGTGAAGGTAGTGGGCTAACCATGCCCAAGGCTCAGCCCTTGGTTGTAAAATGTAGGCCACGCCCAGCCATGATCAACCTCCTCTCTCAAATTTAG
- the LOC107958163 gene encoding agamous-like MADS-box protein AGL104 isoform X4, with protein sequence MGRVKLQIKRIENTTNRQVTFSKRRNGLIKKAYELSVLCDVDVALIMFSPSGRLSLFSGNKSIEEILGRYVNLPEHERGRLRNKEFLIKALGKLRNEADQTSQPTSPESINPQLEEFQQEIINCKSRIANMEKRLRIFEGDASEITTLIQADYHEQILEETLKQVRLHKQVLEEKYTSPGPPPTTKVKLPPNAGDVNGFVTASSSSISNHFLNFLDSNGLLPPGDEAPAIAEILPPHSTDLLNEEEINVEEHLSLTRGLENHNKVQHPEFGQVNDVMFPWTQLYPTGSTWGPNKLVRGWAFEA encoded by the exons ATGGGTAGAGTAAAGCTCCAGATCAAGAGGATTGAGAATACAACAAACAGGCAAGTCACTTTCTCAAAACGGAGAAATGGGCTTATCAAGAAAGCTTATGAACTTTCTGTTCTCTGTGATGTTGATGTCGCTCTTATCATGTTTTCCCCATCTGGAAGACTTAGTCTCTTCTCTGGTAATAAAAG CATTGAGGAGATTCTGGGACGGTATGTCAATCTCCCAGAGCATGAGCGAGGAAG GCTGCGTAATAAGGAG TTCCTAATAAAGGCACTTGGTAAGCTAAGGAATGAAGCCGATCAAACCTCCCAACCAACCAG CCCGGAGAGCATCAATCCCCAACTTGAG GAGTTTCAGCAAGAGATTATAAACTGCAAGTCTCGGATTGCCAATATGGAGAAACGATTAAG AATATTTGAAGGCGATGCTTCCGAAATCACAACGTTGATTCAGGCCGACTACCACGAGCAGATCCTGGAGGAAACACTGAAACAAGTGCGCTTACACAAG CAAGTTTTAGAGGAAAAATATACTTCTCCTGGTCCTCCGCCAACTACAAAG GTAAAACTTCCACCAAATGCTGGAGATGTAAATGGCTTTGTTACAGCAAGTTCCAGCAGTATCTCCAACCATTTCTTGAACTTTTTGGATTCAAATGGTCTTCTTCCTCCAGG AGATGAGGCACCAGCTATAGCTGAAATCTTACCACCACATTCCACTGATCTCCTGAATGAAGAAGAAATAAATGTTGAGGAGCATTTAAGTCTCACAAGAGGTTTAGAGAACCACAATAAAGTACAACATCCTGAATTTGGACAAGTTAATGATGTCATGTTCCCTTGGACTCAACTCTATCCAACAGGTAGTACTTGGGGACCAAACAAACTAGTTCGTGGTTGGGCTTTTGAAGCTTAA
- the LOC107958163 gene encoding agamous-like MADS-box protein AGL104 isoform X5, translating into MGRVKLQIKRIENTTNRQVTFSKRRNGLIKKAYELSVLCDVDVALIMFSPSGRLSLFSGNKRLRNKEFLIKALGKLRNEADQTSQPTSSPESINPQLEEFQQEIINCKSRIANMEKRLRIFEGDASEITTLIQADYHEQILEETLKQVRLHKQVLEEKYTSPGPPPTTKVKLPPNAGDVNGFVTASSSSISNHFLNFLDSNGLLPPGCASIIDEAPAIAEILPPHSTDLLNEEEINVEEHLSLTRGLENHNKVQHPEFGQVNDVMFPWTQLYPTGSTWGPNKLVRGWAFEA; encoded by the exons ATGGGTAGAGTAAAGCTCCAGATCAAGAGGATTGAGAATACAACAAACAGGCAAGTCACTTTCTCAAAACGGAGAAATGGGCTTATCAAGAAAGCTTATGAACTTTCTGTTCTCTGTGATGTTGATGTCGCTCTTATCATGTTTTCCCCATCTGGAAGACTTAGTCTCTTCTCTGGTAATAAAAG GCTGCGTAATAAGGAG TTCCTAATAAAGGCACTTGGTAAGCTAAGGAATGAAGCCGATCAAACCTCCCAACCAACCAG CAGCCCGGAGAGCATCAATCCCCAACTTGAG GAGTTTCAGCAAGAGATTATAAACTGCAAGTCTCGGATTGCCAATATGGAGAAACGATTAAG AATATTTGAAGGCGATGCTTCCGAAATCACAACGTTGATTCAGGCCGACTACCACGAGCAGATCCTGGAGGAAACACTGAAACAAGTGCGCTTACACAAG CAAGTTTTAGAGGAAAAATATACTTCTCCTGGTCCTCCGCCAACTACAAAG GTAAAACTTCCACCAAATGCTGGAGATGTAAATGGCTTTGTTACAGCAAGTTCCAGCAGTATCTCCAACCATTTCTTGAACTTTTTGGATTCAAATGGTCTTCTTCCTCCAGGGTGTGCATCAATTAT AGATGAGGCACCAGCTATAGCTGAAATCTTACCACCACATTCCACTGATCTCCTGAATGAAGAAGAAATAAATGTTGAGGAGCATTTAAGTCTCACAAGAGGTTTAGAGAACCACAATAAAGTACAACATCCTGAATTTGGACAAGTTAATGATGTCATGTTCCCTTGGACTCAACTCTATCCAACAGGTAGTACTTGGGGACCAAACAAACTAGTTCGTGGTTGGGCTTTTGAAGCTTAA
- the LOC107958165 gene encoding metal transporter Nramp2, which produces MNSPNRGEESPKEEPDRDKDAAEESESKSLLPSQSPSPSSDDENEVAFESREKVVIVDLETPESILNVDYVPPFSWKKLWLFTGPGFLMSIAFLDPGNLEGDLQAGAIAGYSLLWLLMWATVMGLLIQLLSARVGVATGRHLAELCREEYPTWARLVLWFMAELALIGADIQEVIGSAIAIQILSNGALPLWAGVLITASDCFVFLFLENYGVRKLEAVFAVLIATMALAFAWMFGDTKPNGKELLIGILVPRLGSKTIRQAVGVVGCVIMPHNVFLHSALVQSRDIDPKKRGRVQEALNYYTIESSVALLVSFMINLFVTTVFAKGFYGTKQANNIGLVNAGQYLEEKYGGGLFPILYIWGIGLLAAGQSSTITGTYAGQFIMGGFLNLRLKKWLRALITRSFAIVPTIVVALVFNTSEASLDILNEWLNVLQSIQIPFALIPLLTLVSKEHVMGVFRIGPTLEKLAWTVAALVIVINGYLLLDFFVSEVKGLLFGLFICIWTAAYIAFIVYLISRGGALPSTWFSIELSKRFSANGT; this is translated from the exons ATGAATTCCCCAAACCGAGGCGAGGAGTCTCCAAAGGAGGAACCTGACAGAGACAAAGATGCGGCTGAGGAATCCGAATCCAAAAGCCTATTGCCATCCCAATCTCCTTCGCCGTCGTCAGATGATGAAAACGAGGTGGCATTCGAGTCCCGAGAGAAAGTCGTGATCGTCGACCTGGAAACGCCTGAATCCATCCTAAATGTCGATTACGTCCCTCCATTTTCATGGAAGAAGCTCTGGTTGTTTACGGGTCCGGGGTTTCTAATGAGTATAGCATTTTTAGATCCGGGGAATTTGGAAGGGGATCTCCAGGCTGGGGCAATTGCGGGTTACTCTTTGCTTTGGTTGTTGATGTGGGCAACCGTCATGGGCCTGCTTATCCAATTGTTGTCGGCTAGGGTCGGAGTGGCAACAGGCCGGCATCTTGCGGAGCTTTGCCGAGAGGAATATCCGACTTGGGCTCGATTGGTGCTGTGGTTCATGGCGGAATTGGCGCTTATTGGAGCTGATATTCAAGAGGTTATCGGGAGTGCTATAGCTATCCAAATTTTGAGTAACGGTGCTTTGCCGCTATGGGCTGGTGTCTTAATTACCGCTTCGGATTG TTTTGTCTTTTTATTCCTGGAGAATTATGGAGTCAGGAAACTAGAAGCTGTTTTTGCCGTATTGATTGCTACTATGGCTTTAGCATTTGCTTGGATGTTTGGTGATACAAAACCCAATGGAAAAGAACTACTAATAG GTATTTTGGTTCCTAGACTCGGCTCGAAAACAATTCGACAAGCAGTGGGGGTTGTGGGTTGTGTCATAATGCCTCATAACGTATTTTTACATTCTGCTTTGGTACAATCAAGAGACATAGATCCCAAAAAGAGAGGCCGGGTTCAAGAGGCACTAAACTACTACACAATTGAATCCTCTGTTGCGCTTCTAGTTTCCTTCATGATCAATTTATTTGTGACAACAGTCTTTGCCAAGGGATTCTATGGTACAAAACAAGCAAATAACATAGGACTAGTTAACGCAGGGCAGTATCTTGAGGAGAAGTATGGTGGAGGGCTCTTTCCAATTCTCTACATATGGGGTATTGGCTTGCTGGCAGCTGGACAAAGTAGTACAATAACTGGCACGTATGCCGGTCAGTTTATAATGGGAGGTTTTCTCAACCTTCGTCTGAAGAAGTGGTTGAGGGCATTGATTACGCGTAGCTTTGCAATCGTGCCGACTATAGTTGTAGCTCTCGTGTTTAATACATCTGAAGCTTCGTTGGATATTTTGAATGAATGGCTTAATGTGCTTCAGTCAATACAGATTCCTTTTGCACTGATCCCGCTTCTAACCTTGGTCTCCAAGGAGCACGTCATGGGGGTCTTTAGGATTGGGCCTACTCTTGAG AAACTGGCCTGGACTGTGGCTGCACTGGTAATAGTAATCAATGGGTATCTTTTACTGGATTTCTTTGTTTCTGAAGTAAAGGGGCTGCTGTTTGGACTATTTATCTGTATTTGGACAGCTGCATATATAGCATTCATAGTTTATCTCATTTCACGTGGTGGTGCTCTTCCTTCCACCTGGTTCAGCATAGAACTATCCAAGAGATTTTCTGCGAATGGAACTTAG
- the LOC107958166 gene encoding pumilio homolog 15, whose protein sequence is MESTVPFLSPVSQSPENHFSFYHNFELFYMENIAQNNSFDQTQTLESPFSGLNVSGYPDLPDSGYQFGGGFARAGQDRNNNVIGEGTKVGPDVESWGAFMYSSYQLGSSRNTEFSILPSSNQTRLLSAAASAAGCTMPFGLNNNINRPSFNTSKLCNNNQTRPHWLHEPLNCLSLGDLRGRLVALAKDQYGCKFLQKSVEKASKEEIDMVFMEVIDHVCELMSNSFANFVVQKVVDVCSEEQRNQILLMVIKNRFRLVEICLNLHGARAVQKLLEKLTTQQQISLFMSALSPGAVALSKDLNGHRVIQYCLKNFSDEDNKYFLTVVANNCYQIAIDKCGCCALKHCLDHSNGEARSRLFQEIIANALNLAEDQYGNYVVQHILELKETQTTESLLRQLQGNYASLSCNRYGSNVVERCLLESEEPLTTRIIVELLRSPIVSTLLLDPFGNYVIQSALSVSKGFVFDALLNLVQDHYPIMRSHSYGKWVLAWFSRRKQLHM, encoded by the exons atgGAGTCTACTGTACCCTTTTTGTCTCCTGTTTCACAGTCTCCGGAGAATCATTTTTCCTTTTATCATAACTTTGAACTTTTTTATATGGAAAATATAGCACAAAACAACTCTTTTGATCAAACTCAAACCTTAGAATCTCCCTTTTCTGGTCTTAATGTTTCAGGTTATCCGgatttacccgattctggttatCAATTTGGCGGTGGGTTTGCAAGAGCAGGACAAGATAGAAACAACAATGTTATTGGCGAGGGCACAAAAGTGGGGCCAGATGTTGAAAGTTGGGGGGCTTTCATGTATAGTTCGTATCAGCTTGGTTCTAGTAGGAATACTGAATTCTCGATATTACCCTCTTCTAATCAAACCAGGCTCTTGTCCGCTGCTGCTTCTGCTGCCGGTTGCacaatgccttttgggttaaacaATAACATAAACCGACCTAGTTTTAATACTAGTAAGCTTTGTAATAATAATCAGACTCGGCCTCATTGGTTACATGAACCTTTGAATTGTTTGAGTTTAGGGGATTTGAGGGGTAGGCTTGTTGCCTTAGCAAAAGATCAATATGGTTGTAAGTTTTTACAAAAGTCAGTTGAGAAAGCTTCAAAGGAGGAAATTGATATGGTTTTTATGGAGGTTATTGATCATGTTTGTGAGTTGATGTCGAACTCTTTTGCCAATTTTGTTGTTCAAAAAGTTGTGGATGTTTGTAGCGAGGAACAGAGGAATCAGATTCTTTTGATGGTTATTAAGAATCGGTTTCGACTTGTTGAGATTTGTCTCAATCTTCATGG GGCTCGTGCTGTACAAAAATTGTTGGAGAAACTTACTACTCAACAACAGATTTCGTTGTTTATGTCAGCTCTAAGCCCTGGAGCTGTTGCATTGTCGAAGGACTTGAATGGTCATCGTGTGATCCAGTATTGCTTGAAAAATTTCTCTGATGAAGATAACAAG TATTTTCTGACTGTGGTGGCTAATAACTGTTATCAAATTGCAATAGACAAATGTGGATGTTGTGCACTGAAGCATTGTCTTGACCACTCGAATGGAGAGGCAAGATCCCGTCTTTTTCAAGAGATCATAGCAAATGCTCTAAACTTAGCTGAAGATCAATACGG cAACTATGTGGTGCAACATATACTGGAACTGAAAGAGACACAAACAACAGAAAGTCTTCTGAGACAGCTTCAAGGGAATTATGCTTCTCTTTCCTGCAATAGGTACGGAAGCAATGTTGTTGAGAGATGCTTGTTGGAATCAGAAGAACCGCTGACCACGAGAATCATAGTGGAGTTGCTTAGAAGTCCAATCGTTTCTACACTCCTTCTCGATCCTTTTGGGAACTATGTTATTCAATCAGCTTTGTCAGTCTCTAAG GGCTTTGTGTTCGATGCTTTGCTGAATTTGGTGCAGGATCACTACCCAATAATGCGCAGCCATAGTTATGGAAAATGGGTACTTGCCTGGTTCAGCAGGAGAAAGCAGTTACACATGTaa
- the LOC107958163 gene encoding agamous-like MADS-box protein AGL104 isoform X3: MGRVKLQIKRIENTTNRQVTFSKRRNGLIKKAYELSVLCDVDVALIMFSPSGRLSLFSGNKSIEEILGRYVNLPEHERGRLRNKEFLIKALGKLRNEADQTSQPTSSPESINPQLEEFQQEIINCKSRIANMEKRLRIFEGDASEITTLIQADYHEQILEETLKQVRLHKQVLEEKYTSPGPPPTTKVKLPPNAGDVNGFVTASSSSISNHFLNFLDSNGLLPPGDEAPAIAEILPPHSTDLLNEEEINVEEHLSLTRGLENHNKVQHPEFGQVNDVMFPWTQLYPTGSTWGPNKLVRGWAFEA; encoded by the exons ATGGGTAGAGTAAAGCTCCAGATCAAGAGGATTGAGAATACAACAAACAGGCAAGTCACTTTCTCAAAACGGAGAAATGGGCTTATCAAGAAAGCTTATGAACTTTCTGTTCTCTGTGATGTTGATGTCGCTCTTATCATGTTTTCCCCATCTGGAAGACTTAGTCTCTTCTCTGGTAATAAAAG CATTGAGGAGATTCTGGGACGGTATGTCAATCTCCCAGAGCATGAGCGAGGAAG GCTGCGTAATAAGGAG TTCCTAATAAAGGCACTTGGTAAGCTAAGGAATGAAGCCGATCAAACCTCCCAACCAACCAG CAGCCCGGAGAGCATCAATCCCCAACTTGAG GAGTTTCAGCAAGAGATTATAAACTGCAAGTCTCGGATTGCCAATATGGAGAAACGATTAAG AATATTTGAAGGCGATGCTTCCGAAATCACAACGTTGATTCAGGCCGACTACCACGAGCAGATCCTGGAGGAAACACTGAAACAAGTGCGCTTACACAAG CAAGTTTTAGAGGAAAAATATACTTCTCCTGGTCCTCCGCCAACTACAAAG GTAAAACTTCCACCAAATGCTGGAGATGTAAATGGCTTTGTTACAGCAAGTTCCAGCAGTATCTCCAACCATTTCTTGAACTTTTTGGATTCAAATGGTCTTCTTCCTCCAGG AGATGAGGCACCAGCTATAGCTGAAATCTTACCACCACATTCCACTGATCTCCTGAATGAAGAAGAAATAAATGTTGAGGAGCATTTAAGTCTCACAAGAGGTTTAGAGAACCACAATAAAGTACAACATCCTGAATTTGGACAAGTTAATGATGTCATGTTCCCTTGGACTCAACTCTATCCAACAGGTAGTACTTGGGGACCAAACAAACTAGTTCGTGGTTGGGCTTTTGAAGCTTAA
- the LOC107958163 gene encoding agamous-like MADS-box protein AGL104 isoform X1 produces MGRVKLQIKRIENTTNRQVTFSKRRNGLIKKAYELSVLCDVDVALIMFSPSGRLSLFSGNKSIEEILGRYVNLPEHERGRLRNKEFLIKALGKLRNEADQTSQPTSSPESINPQLEEFQQEIINCKSRIANMEKRLRIFEGDASEITTLIQADYHEQILEETLKQVRLHKQVLEEKYTSPGPPPTTKVKLPPNAGDVNGFVTASSSSISNHFLNFLDSNGLLPPGCASIIDEAPAIAEILPPHSTDLLNEEEINVEEHLSLTRGLENHNKVQHPEFGQVNDVMFPWTQLYPTGSTWGPNKLVRGWAFEA; encoded by the exons ATGGGTAGAGTAAAGCTCCAGATCAAGAGGATTGAGAATACAACAAACAGGCAAGTCACTTTCTCAAAACGGAGAAATGGGCTTATCAAGAAAGCTTATGAACTTTCTGTTCTCTGTGATGTTGATGTCGCTCTTATCATGTTTTCCCCATCTGGAAGACTTAGTCTCTTCTCTGGTAATAAAAG CATTGAGGAGATTCTGGGACGGTATGTCAATCTCCCAGAGCATGAGCGAGGAAG GCTGCGTAATAAGGAG TTCCTAATAAAGGCACTTGGTAAGCTAAGGAATGAAGCCGATCAAACCTCCCAACCAACCAG CAGCCCGGAGAGCATCAATCCCCAACTTGAG GAGTTTCAGCAAGAGATTATAAACTGCAAGTCTCGGATTGCCAATATGGAGAAACGATTAAG AATATTTGAAGGCGATGCTTCCGAAATCACAACGTTGATTCAGGCCGACTACCACGAGCAGATCCTGGAGGAAACACTGAAACAAGTGCGCTTACACAAG CAAGTTTTAGAGGAAAAATATACTTCTCCTGGTCCTCCGCCAACTACAAAG GTAAAACTTCCACCAAATGCTGGAGATGTAAATGGCTTTGTTACAGCAAGTTCCAGCAGTATCTCCAACCATTTCTTGAACTTTTTGGATTCAAATGGTCTTCTTCCTCCAGGGTGTGCATCAATTAT AGATGAGGCACCAGCTATAGCTGAAATCTTACCACCACATTCCACTGATCTCCTGAATGAAGAAGAAATAAATGTTGAGGAGCATTTAAGTCTCACAAGAGGTTTAGAGAACCACAATAAAGTACAACATCCTGAATTTGGACAAGTTAATGATGTCATGTTCCCTTGGACTCAACTCTATCCAACAGGTAGTACTTGGGGACCAAACAAACTAGTTCGTGGTTGGGCTTTTGAAGCTTAA
- the LOC107958163 gene encoding agamous-like MADS-box protein AGL104 isoform X6, whose translation MGRVKLQIKRIENTTNRQVTFSKRRNGLIKKAYELSVLCDVDVALIMFSPSGRLSLFSGNKRLRNKEFLIKALGKLRNEADQTSQPTSPESINPQLEEFQQEIINCKSRIANMEKRLRIFEGDASEITTLIQADYHEQILEETLKQVRLHKQVLEEKYTSPGPPPTTKVKLPPNAGDVNGFVTASSSSISNHFLNFLDSNGLLPPGCASIIDEAPAIAEILPPHSTDLLNEEEINVEEHLSLTRGLENHNKVQHPEFGQVNDVMFPWTQLYPTGSTWGPNKLVRGWAFEA comes from the exons ATGGGTAGAGTAAAGCTCCAGATCAAGAGGATTGAGAATACAACAAACAGGCAAGTCACTTTCTCAAAACGGAGAAATGGGCTTATCAAGAAAGCTTATGAACTTTCTGTTCTCTGTGATGTTGATGTCGCTCTTATCATGTTTTCCCCATCTGGAAGACTTAGTCTCTTCTCTGGTAATAAAAG GCTGCGTAATAAGGAG TTCCTAATAAAGGCACTTGGTAAGCTAAGGAATGAAGCCGATCAAACCTCCCAACCAACCAG CCCGGAGAGCATCAATCCCCAACTTGAG GAGTTTCAGCAAGAGATTATAAACTGCAAGTCTCGGATTGCCAATATGGAGAAACGATTAAG AATATTTGAAGGCGATGCTTCCGAAATCACAACGTTGATTCAGGCCGACTACCACGAGCAGATCCTGGAGGAAACACTGAAACAAGTGCGCTTACACAAG CAAGTTTTAGAGGAAAAATATACTTCTCCTGGTCCTCCGCCAACTACAAAG GTAAAACTTCCACCAAATGCTGGAGATGTAAATGGCTTTGTTACAGCAAGTTCCAGCAGTATCTCCAACCATTTCTTGAACTTTTTGGATTCAAATGGTCTTCTTCCTCCAGGGTGTGCATCAATTAT AGATGAGGCACCAGCTATAGCTGAAATCTTACCACCACATTCCACTGATCTCCTGAATGAAGAAGAAATAAATGTTGAGGAGCATTTAAGTCTCACAAGAGGTTTAGAGAACCACAATAAAGTACAACATCCTGAATTTGGACAAGTTAATGATGTCATGTTCCCTTGGACTCAACTCTATCCAACAGGTAGTACTTGGGGACCAAACAAACTAGTTCGTGGTTGGGCTTTTGAAGCTTAA
- the LOC107958163 gene encoding agamous-like MADS-box protein AGL104 isoform X2, whose translation MGRVKLQIKRIENTTNRQVTFSKRRNGLIKKAYELSVLCDVDVALIMFSPSGRLSLFSGNKSIEEILGRYVNLPEHERGRLRNKEFLIKALGKLRNEADQTSQPTSPESINPQLEEFQQEIINCKSRIANMEKRLRIFEGDASEITTLIQADYHEQILEETLKQVRLHKQVLEEKYTSPGPPPTTKVKLPPNAGDVNGFVTASSSSISNHFLNFLDSNGLLPPGCASIIDEAPAIAEILPPHSTDLLNEEEINVEEHLSLTRGLENHNKVQHPEFGQVNDVMFPWTQLYPTGSTWGPNKLVRGWAFEA comes from the exons ATGGGTAGAGTAAAGCTCCAGATCAAGAGGATTGAGAATACAACAAACAGGCAAGTCACTTTCTCAAAACGGAGAAATGGGCTTATCAAGAAAGCTTATGAACTTTCTGTTCTCTGTGATGTTGATGTCGCTCTTATCATGTTTTCCCCATCTGGAAGACTTAGTCTCTTCTCTGGTAATAAAAG CATTGAGGAGATTCTGGGACGGTATGTCAATCTCCCAGAGCATGAGCGAGGAAG GCTGCGTAATAAGGAG TTCCTAATAAAGGCACTTGGTAAGCTAAGGAATGAAGCCGATCAAACCTCCCAACCAACCAG CCCGGAGAGCATCAATCCCCAACTTGAG GAGTTTCAGCAAGAGATTATAAACTGCAAGTCTCGGATTGCCAATATGGAGAAACGATTAAG AATATTTGAAGGCGATGCTTCCGAAATCACAACGTTGATTCAGGCCGACTACCACGAGCAGATCCTGGAGGAAACACTGAAACAAGTGCGCTTACACAAG CAAGTTTTAGAGGAAAAATATACTTCTCCTGGTCCTCCGCCAACTACAAAG GTAAAACTTCCACCAAATGCTGGAGATGTAAATGGCTTTGTTACAGCAAGTTCCAGCAGTATCTCCAACCATTTCTTGAACTTTTTGGATTCAAATGGTCTTCTTCCTCCAGGGTGTGCATCAATTAT AGATGAGGCACCAGCTATAGCTGAAATCTTACCACCACATTCCACTGATCTCCTGAATGAAGAAGAAATAAATGTTGAGGAGCATTTAAGTCTCACAAGAGGTTTAGAGAACCACAATAAAGTACAACATCCTGAATTTGGACAAGTTAATGATGTCATGTTCCCTTGGACTCAACTCTATCCAACAGGTAGTACTTGGGGACCAAACAAACTAGTTCGTGGTTGGGCTTTTGAAGCTTAA